From Streptomyces griseorubiginosus, one genomic window encodes:
- a CDS encoding ArsA family ATPase: protein MRTILITGPGGSGRTTVAAATALTAARAGTRTLVFSADRTDTLGAILGTPTGATPAQVSENLTAWRPDATAGFRDDLAAFQDRASNVLDLLGASRLDPEEVTPLPGAEELTLLRALRDAALSERHELLVVDLPPTPQALALLSLPEELRRYLRRLLPAERQAAAGLRPVLGRLAGVPMPSEWLYETAARWDTELGAVEAVLADRHRVVRLVAEPGPAGTDAVRSASLALALRGLRPDTLVANRAVPEEWHPGLVAQQRKALEEWQESYDVHVVPHLGHDPRGTDDLEALAVPGVNATPSTVEWPVVDQLAEDGVLVWHIPLPGAIREELDLIRRGDELVVTAGQFRRIVPLPSALRRCTVAGAALREGELRIRFAPDPDLWPRTP, encoded by the coding sequence ATGCGCACCATCCTGATCACCGGCCCCGGCGGCAGCGGTCGTACCACCGTCGCCGCCGCCACCGCGCTCACCGCCGCCCGCGCGGGAACCCGCACCCTCGTGTTCAGTGCCGACCGCACCGACACCCTCGGCGCGATCCTCGGTACGCCGACCGGCGCGACCCCCGCCCAGGTCTCCGAGAACCTCACTGCCTGGCGTCCCGACGCCACCGCCGGTTTCCGGGACGACCTCGCCGCGTTCCAGGACCGTGCCTCCAACGTCCTCGACCTGCTCGGCGCCTCCCGGCTGGACCCCGAGGAGGTCACCCCCCTCCCCGGCGCCGAGGAACTCACCCTCCTGCGGGCCCTGCGCGACGCGGCGCTCTCCGAGCGGCACGAGCTGCTCGTCGTGGATCTGCCCCCCACCCCGCAGGCGCTCGCCCTTCTCTCCCTTCCCGAGGAACTGCGCCGCTACCTGCGCCGACTGCTCCCGGCCGAGCGCCAGGCCGCCGCCGGTCTGCGGCCCGTCCTCGGCCGGCTCGCCGGTGTCCCCATGCCCTCGGAGTGGCTGTACGAGACCGCCGCCCGCTGGGACACCGAACTCGGCGCCGTCGAGGCCGTCCTCGCCGACCGGCACCGCGTCGTACGGCTGGTCGCCGAGCCCGGCCCCGCCGGCACCGACGCCGTACGGTCCGCGAGCCTCGCCCTCGCCCTGCGCGGCCTGCGCCCCGACACCCTGGTCGCCAACCGGGCCGTACCCGAGGAATGGCACCCCGGCCTGGTCGCCCAGCAGCGCAAGGCCCTGGAGGAGTGGCAGGAGTCGTACGACGTCCATGTCGTCCCGCACCTCGGCCACGACCCGCGCGGCACCGACGACCTCGAAGCCCTCGCCGTCCCCGGCGTCAACGCGACGCCCTCCACCGTCGAGTGGCCCGTCGTCGACCAGCTCGCCGAGGACGGCGTCCTGGTGTGGCACATCCCGCTGCCCGGCGCCATACGCGAGGAACTGGACCTGATCCGGCGCGGCGACGAACTCGTCGTCACCGCGGGGCAGTTCCGCCGGATCGTCCCGCTGCCCTCCGCCCTGCGCCGCTGCACCGTCGCGGGCGCCGCCCTGCGCGAGGGCGAGCTGCGGATCCGGTTCGCGCCGGACCCGGATCTGTGGCCCCGCACCCCGTGA
- a CDS encoding DUF5304 family protein: MSEELPPSDAGEHEANDEVRATDADAWATAAAEDLAAEKARRRAQYGPPPGSAAEELRKLVDNVAEKLSGIQSPLLGGIAGPAAQQVVRQVVQQAKAAVEPVIERNPDVFDHLAAAGGELLAAYRSAVQAQEQRWSRRDDTLRDKGEDPGPERIDLD, encoded by the coding sequence ATGAGCGAAGAGCTCCCCCCGTCCGACGCCGGGGAACACGAGGCGAACGACGAGGTACGGGCGACCGACGCCGACGCGTGGGCGACGGCGGCCGCTGAGGACCTCGCGGCGGAGAAGGCCCGCCGTCGCGCCCAGTACGGCCCGCCCCCGGGCTCGGCCGCCGAGGAACTGCGCAAGCTCGTCGACAACGTCGCGGAGAAGCTGTCCGGCATTCAGTCCCCCCTCCTCGGCGGCATCGCCGGACCCGCCGCCCAGCAGGTGGTCCGGCAGGTCGTCCAGCAGGCCAAGGCCGCGGTCGAGCCGGTCATAGAGCGCAACCCGGACGTCTTCGACCACCTCGCGGCCGCGGGCGGGGAACTCCTCGCCGCGTACCGCTCCGCGGTCCAGGCGCAGGAACAGCGCTGGAGCCGGCGCGACGACACCCTGCGCGACAAGGGCGAGGACCCCGGCCCCGAGCGCATCGACTTGGACTGA
- a CDS encoding ROK family glucokinase: protein MGLTIGVDIGGTKIAAGVVDEEGNILSTHKVPTPGTAEGIVDAIASAVEGARAGHDIVGVGIGAAGYVNRQRSEVYFAPNIHWRNEPLKEKVETRVGLPVVVENDANAAAWGEYKFGAGKGHRNVICITLGTGLGGGIIIGNKLRRGHFGVAAEFGHIRMVPDGLLCGCGSQGCWEQYASGRALVRYAKQRANATPENAEILLGLGDGSPDGIEGKHISMAARQGDPVAVDSYRELARWAGAGLADLASLFDPSAFIVGGGLSDEGELVLDPIRKSYKRWLVGGNWRPVADVIAAQLGNKAGLVGAADLAREPDPIM, encoded by the coding sequence ATGGGACTCACCATCGGCGTCGACATCGGCGGCACGAAGATCGCGGCCGGCGTGGTCGATGAGGAAGGCAACATTCTCTCGACCCACAAGGTGCCGACTCCGGGCACGGCCGAGGGCATCGTGGACGCCATCGCCTCGGCGGTGGAGGGTGCCCGTGCCGGGCACGACATCGTGGGCGTGGGCATCGGTGCGGCCGGATACGTCAACCGCCAGCGCTCGGAGGTCTACTTCGCGCCCAACATCCACTGGCGCAACGAGCCGTTGAAGGAGAAGGTCGAGACCCGTGTCGGCCTTCCGGTCGTCGTGGAGAACGACGCCAACGCGGCCGCGTGGGGCGAGTACAAGTTCGGCGCGGGCAAGGGCCACCGCAACGTCATCTGCATCACCCTCGGCACCGGCCTCGGCGGCGGCATCATCATCGGCAACAAGCTGCGCCGCGGCCACTTCGGCGTGGCCGCCGAGTTCGGCCACATCCGCATGGTCCCGGACGGCCTGCTGTGCGGCTGTGGCTCGCAGGGCTGCTGGGAGCAGTACGCCTCCGGCCGGGCGCTGGTGAGGTACGCCAAGCAGCGCGCCAACGCCACCCCGGAGAACGCCGAGATCCTCCTCGGTCTCGGCGACGGCAGCCCCGACGGCATCGAGGGCAAGCACATCTCCATGGCCGCCCGGCAGGGCGACCCGGTCGCCGTCGACTCCTACCGCGAGCTGGCCCGCTGGGCCGGCGCGGGCCTCGCCGACCTGGCCTCCCTCTTCGACCCGTCCGCCTTCATCGTCGGCGGCGGCCTCTCCGACGAGGGCGAACTGGTCCTGGACCCGATCCGCAAGTCCTACAAGCGCTGGCTGGTGGGCGGCAACTGGCGCCCGGTGGCCGACGTCATCGCCGCCCAACTGGGCAACAAGGCGGGCCTGGTGGGCGCGGCGGACCTGGCGAGAGAGCCGGACCCGATCATGTAA
- a CDS encoding endonuclease/exonuclease/phosphatase family protein → MVPVKVLSYNIRSMRDDTDALARVIRACEPDLVLIQEAPLFFRWRKKLARLASATGLVVLTGGGTAAGPAILCHLRATVERTEDVLLPLTSGLHRRGFATAVVRIGGARLGVLSCHLSLQKDERYDQAGALLDRLAGMGVDHAVVGGDLNDRPTGAAFTRIAANLQDCWATNPRGGEHTWTHSEPPQRIDAIFATKGIEVLGCGVPTDLPGVTGTDLRAATDHLPVLATLNVPTN, encoded by the coding sequence ATGGTTCCGGTCAAAGTCCTGAGCTACAACATCCGCTCGATGCGCGACGACACCGACGCCCTAGCCCGCGTCATCCGCGCCTGTGAACCCGATCTCGTCCTCATCCAAGAGGCCCCCCTCTTCTTCCGCTGGCGCAAGAAACTCGCGAGGCTGGCGTCGGCCACCGGGCTGGTCGTGCTCACCGGCGGCGGCACCGCCGCGGGACCGGCCATCCTCTGCCACCTGCGGGCGACGGTCGAACGCACGGAAGACGTCCTGCTCCCCCTCACTTCGGGGCTGCACCGAAGGGGCTTCGCCACAGCCGTCGTACGGATCGGCGGCGCCCGCCTCGGCGTACTGAGCTGTCACCTCTCGCTCCAGAAGGACGAGCGCTACGACCAGGCGGGCGCCCTCCTCGACCGCCTCGCCGGCATGGGCGTGGACCACGCGGTCGTCGGCGGCGACCTCAACGACCGCCCCACCGGCGCCGCCTTCACCAGGATCGCCGCCAACCTCCAGGACTGCTGGGCGACCAACCCGCGCGGCGGCGAGCACACCTGGACCCACAGCGAGCCCCCTCAGCGCATCGACGCGATCTTCGCCACCAAGGGCATCGAGGTGCTCGGCTGCGGAGTCCCCACGGACCTCCCCGGGGTCACCGGGACGGACCTGAGGGCGGCCACCGACCATCTCCCGGTCCTGGCCACCCTCAACGTCCCCACGAACTAG
- a CDS encoding alpha/beta hydrolase — translation MPVLPGAEPFRHEGGEAGVLLCHGFTGSPQSLRPWAQHLADHGLTVSLPLLPGHGTRWQDMALTGWQDWYAEVDRELRALSERCTSVFVAGLSMGGTLALRLAARHGDAVSGVVVVNPANRMHGLAPYALPVARHFVRTAPGIASDIKKEGSVELGYDKVPLHAAHSLRTFFRQVDGELPQVTQPLLVLRSAQDHVVPAADTARVLSRVSSVDVTEIVLEQSYHVATLDHDAERIFDESLAFIGRHTTGIGSEGTAARG, via the coding sequence GTGCCGGTCCTCCCCGGAGCCGAGCCGTTCCGCCATGAGGGCGGGGAGGCCGGTGTCCTTCTCTGCCACGGCTTCACCGGTTCCCCCCAGTCGCTGCGTCCCTGGGCCCAGCACCTCGCCGACCACGGCCTGACGGTCTCCCTGCCCCTGCTGCCCGGGCACGGCACCCGCTGGCAGGACATGGCGCTCACCGGCTGGCAGGACTGGTACGCCGAGGTGGACCGCGAGCTGCGCGCCCTGAGCGAGCGCTGCACCTCCGTCTTCGTGGCCGGGCTGTCCATGGGCGGCACCCTGGCCCTCAGGCTCGCCGCCCGTCACGGGGACGCGGTGAGCGGAGTCGTGGTCGTCAACCCGGCGAACCGGATGCACGGCCTCGCGCCGTACGCCCTTCCGGTGGCCCGGCACTTCGTGCGCACCGCGCCCGGGATCGCCAGCGACATCAAGAAGGAGGGCAGCGTCGAGCTGGGGTACGACAAGGTGCCGCTGCACGCGGCGCACTCGCTGCGGACCTTCTTCCGGCAGGTCGACGGCGAGCTGCCGCAGGTCACCCAGCCGCTGCTGGTGCTGCGCAGCGCCCAGGACCACGTGGTGCCGGCGGCCGACACCGCGCGCGTGCTGAGCCGGGTGTCGTCCGTGGACGTGACGGAGATCGTGCTGGAACAGAGCTACCACGTGGCGACGTTGGACCATGACGCGGAGCGGATTTTCGACGAGAGCCTCGCGTTCATCGGCCGGCACACCACCGGCATCGGCAGTGAAGGGACGGCCGCACGTGGCTGA
- a CDS encoding lysophospholipid acyltransferase family protein, which produces MLYGTMKVAIGGPLKVAFRPWVEGLENIPAEGAAILASNHLSFSDSFFLPAVLDRKVTFIAKAEYFTTPGVKGRLTAAFFKGVGQLPVDRSGARGAGEAAIRSGLEVLERGELFGIYPEGTRSPDGRLYRGKPGGLARVALASGAPVIPVAMIDTEKIQPPGKVMPKLMRPGIRIGEPLDFSRYQGMEHDRFVLRAVTDEVMYEIMKLSGQEYVDIYATAAKRQISEAAKAEKAAKAAAAKAEGAEKDKPDS; this is translated from the coding sequence TTGTTGTACGGCACGATGAAGGTCGCCATCGGCGGGCCGCTGAAGGTCGCCTTCAGGCCCTGGGTGGAAGGCCTGGAGAACATTCCCGCCGAGGGTGCCGCCATCCTGGCGAGCAACCACCTCTCCTTCTCCGACTCCTTCTTCCTGCCGGCGGTCCTCGACCGCAAGGTCACCTTCATCGCCAAGGCCGAGTACTTCACCACGCCCGGCGTGAAGGGCCGCCTCACGGCCGCCTTCTTCAAGGGCGTCGGCCAGCTCCCGGTGGACCGCTCCGGCGCGCGCGGCGCCGGTGAGGCGGCGATCAGGAGCGGCCTCGAGGTGCTGGAGCGCGGCGAGCTGTTCGGCATCTATCCCGAGGGCACCCGCTCGCCCGACGGGCGCCTGTACCGCGGCAAGCCCGGCGGCCTCGCGCGCGTGGCGCTCGCCAGCGGCGCCCCGGTCATTCCCGTCGCCATGATCGACACCGAGAAGATCCAGCCGCCCGGCAAGGTCATGCCCAAGCTGATGCGCCCGGGCATCCGGATCGGCGAGCCCCTGGACTTCAGCCGCTACCAGGGCATGGAGCACGACCGCTTCGTGCTCCGCGCGGTGACCGACGAGGTCATGTACGAGATCATGAAGCTCTCCGGCCAGGAGTACGTCGACATCTACGCGACGGCCGCCAAGCGGCAGATCTCGGAAGCGGCCAAGGCGGAGAAGGCCGCCAAGGCTGCTGCCGCGAAGGCCGAGGGCGCCGAGAAGGACAAGCCCGACAGCTGA
- the macS gene encoding MacS family sensor histidine kinase — MAKQVRVMRMSVEQPLWRALTGYRVLTMLYAVGLFATQYDDFDRPGIAIAYYVVLCVWTLATLPRVQNAAACTKGFLAVDLAIALTGILLTPLVVDQHHIDSGGPTLPSIWTAGSVLAFAIKGGWRWAALASTPVAAANLIERGHPARDTVHNVILVWVASIAIGYVVEVARASERTLARALEIEAATRERERLARDIHDSVLQVLAMVQRRGAVLGGEAAELGRLAGEQEVALRTLVSGGLTSVSRVSSDAAQGAVVHVVEDASDDDGPLDLRALLAPYASAKVSLVEPGAPVPLPPPAARELAAAVGAALDNVKQHAGEHARAWILVEDEPDEVIVTVRDDGPGIPEGRLAQAEGEGRLGVAQSIRGRLRDLGGSAELISPPGQGTEVELKVPKVSRGKAGQR, encoded by the coding sequence ATGGCCAAACAGGTACGCGTCATGCGCATGTCCGTAGAGCAGCCGCTGTGGCGTGCCCTGACCGGATACCGCGTGCTCACCATGCTGTACGCGGTCGGGCTCTTCGCCACCCAGTACGACGACTTCGACCGGCCCGGCATCGCCATCGCCTACTACGTCGTCCTGTGCGTGTGGACGCTCGCCACGCTGCCCCGCGTCCAGAACGCGGCCGCGTGCACCAAGGGCTTCCTCGCCGTCGACCTGGCCATCGCGCTCACCGGCATCCTCCTGACCCCGCTGGTCGTCGACCAGCACCACATCGACAGCGGCGGACCCACCCTGCCGTCGATATGGACCGCCGGTTCCGTCCTCGCCTTCGCGATCAAGGGCGGCTGGCGCTGGGCCGCGCTCGCCTCCACGCCGGTCGCCGCCGCCAACCTGATCGAGCGCGGCCACCCGGCCCGCGACACCGTCCACAACGTGATCCTCGTCTGGGTCGCCTCCATCGCCATCGGCTACGTCGTCGAGGTCGCCCGCGCCTCCGAGCGCACCCTCGCTCGCGCCCTGGAGATCGAGGCGGCGACCCGGGAGCGGGAGCGGCTGGCCCGGGACATCCACGACAGCGTCCTCCAGGTGCTCGCCATGGTGCAGCGCCGGGGCGCGGTCCTGGGCGGCGAGGCGGCCGAGCTGGGCCGGCTGGCCGGTGAGCAGGAGGTGGCGCTGCGCACCCTGGTCTCCGGCGGCCTGACGTCCGTGTCCCGGGTGTCGTCGGACGCGGCCCAAGGGGCGGTCGTACACGTCGTGGAGGACGCGTCGGACGACGACGGCCCGCTCGACCTGCGCGCGCTGCTCGCGCCCTACGCCTCGGCGAAGGTCTCCCTGGTCGAGCCCGGCGCCCCGGTCCCGCTGCCCCCGCCCGCCGCCCGCGAGCTGGCCGCGGCCGTCGGCGCCGCCCTGGACAACGTCAAGCAGCACGCCGGCGAGCACGCGCGCGCGTGGATCCTCGTCGAGGACGAGCCCGACGAGGTGATCGTGACCGTGCGGGACGACGGGCCCGGCATCCCCGAGGGCCGGCTCGCCCAGGCCGAGGGCGAGGGGCGGCTCGGGGTGGCCCAGTCGATCCGGGGCCGGCTGCGCGACCTCGGCGGCAGCGCCGAGCTGATCTCGCCTCCCGGGCAGGGCACGGAGGTCGAGCTGAAAGTACCGAAGGTCTCACGGGGGAAGGCAGGACAGCGATGA
- a CDS encoding response regulator transcription factor, producing the protein MNDKDPIKVMVVDDHPMWRDAVARDLAESGFDVVATAGDGDQAVRRAKAAGPDVLVLDLNLPVKPGVQVCKELVGHNPALRVLVLSASGEHADVLEAVKSGATGYLLKSASTEELLDAVRRTAVGDPVFTPGLAGLVLGEYRRLATDPAPTGDPDQPRAPQLTERETEVLRLVAKGLSYKQIAERLVISHRTVQNHVQNTLGKLQLHNRVELVRYAIERGLDDE; encoded by the coding sequence ATGAACGACAAGGACCCGATCAAGGTGATGGTGGTCGACGACCACCCCATGTGGCGCGACGCGGTCGCCCGCGACCTGGCCGAGTCCGGCTTCGACGTGGTCGCCACCGCGGGCGACGGCGACCAGGCCGTACGCCGGGCCAAGGCCGCGGGACCCGACGTCCTGGTCCTCGACCTGAACCTGCCGGTGAAGCCCGGCGTCCAGGTCTGCAAGGAACTCGTCGGCCACAACCCGGCCCTGCGCGTCCTGGTCCTCTCCGCGAGCGGCGAGCACGCCGACGTCCTGGAGGCCGTGAAGTCCGGCGCGACCGGCTATCTGCTGAAGTCGGCGTCGACCGAGGAACTCCTCGACGCGGTCCGCCGCACGGCCGTCGGCGACCCCGTCTTCACGCCCGGCCTCGCCGGCCTGGTCCTCGGCGAGTACCGCCGCCTGGCCACCGACCCCGCGCCCACCGGCGACCCCGACCAGCCGAGGGCCCCGCAGCTCACCGAGCGCGAGACCGAGGTGCTGCGCCTGGTCGCCAAGGGCCTGAGCTACAAGCAGATCGCCGAGCGCCTGGTGATCTCCCACCGCACGGTCCAGAACCACGTCCAGAACACGCTCGGGAAGCTGCAACTCCACAACAGGGTCGAGCTCGTCCGATACGCCATCGAACGAGGCCTCGACGACGAGTGA
- a CDS encoding 6-phosphofructokinase: MRVGVLTGGGDCPGLNAVIRAIVRKGVQEYGYDFTGFRDGWRGPLEDAAVPLDIPAVRGILPRGGTILGSSRTNPLKQEDGIRRIQENLAAREIEALIAIGGEDTLGVAAELSDRHGVPCVGVPKTIDNDLSATDYTFGFDTAVGIATEAIDRLHTTAESHMRVLVCEVMGRHAGWIALHSGLAGGANVILIPEQRFDIEQVCAWITSRFRASYAPIVVVAEGAMPKDGDMVLKDQSLDSFGHVRLSGVGEWLAKQIEKRTGKEARTTVLGHIQRGGTPSAFDRWLATRFGLHAIDAVRDGDFGKMVALRGTDIVRVPIGEATAQLKTVDPKLYAEVGVFFG, translated from the coding sequence ATGCGCGTCGGAGTACTGACCGGAGGCGGCGACTGCCCCGGCCTCAACGCCGTCATCCGGGCCATCGTCCGCAAGGGCGTACAGGAGTACGGCTATGACTTCACCGGCTTCCGGGACGGCTGGCGGGGTCCACTGGAGGACGCCGCCGTCCCCCTCGACATCCCGGCCGTCCGCGGCATCCTGCCCCGCGGCGGCACCATCCTCGGCTCCTCCCGCACCAACCCGCTGAAGCAGGAGGACGGCATCCGCCGGATCCAGGAGAACCTCGCCGCGCGGGAGATCGAGGCGCTCATCGCGATCGGCGGCGAGGACACCCTGGGCGTGGCGGCGGAGCTGTCCGACCGGCACGGCGTGCCCTGTGTGGGCGTACCGAAGACCATCGACAACGACCTCTCCGCCACCGACTACACCTTCGGCTTCGACACCGCGGTCGGCATCGCCACCGAGGCCATCGACCGCCTCCACACCACCGCCGAGTCCCATATGCGGGTCCTGGTCTGCGAGGTGATGGGCCGCCACGCGGGCTGGATCGCCCTGCACTCCGGGCTCGCGGGCGGCGCCAACGTCATCCTCATCCCCGAGCAGCGCTTCGACATCGAGCAGGTGTGCGCCTGGATCACCTCGCGCTTCAGGGCGTCGTACGCCCCGATCGTGGTCGTCGCCGAGGGCGCCATGCCGAAGGACGGCGACATGGTCCTCAAGGACCAGTCGCTCGACTCCTTCGGCCACGTGCGCCTGTCCGGGGTCGGCGAATGGCTGGCCAAGCAGATCGAGAAACGCACCGGCAAGGAGGCCCGCACCACCGTGCTCGGGCACATCCAGCGCGGCGGCACACCGAGCGCCTTCGACCGCTGGCTCGCCACCCGCTTCGGCCTGCACGCCATCGACGCGGTCCGCGACGGCGACTTCGGCAAGATGGTCGCCCTGCGCGGCACCGACATCGTCCGCGTCCCCATCGGGGAGGCCACGGCACAGCTCAAGACGGTCGATCCCAAGCTGTACGCAGAGGTGGGGGTGTTCTTCGGCTGA
- a CDS encoding anthranilate synthase family protein yields MDLTQLLHDDRPFALLRRRTPGRDENTVEVFRGPVSTYDRLADLPDEGLALVPFRQIRERGFDVRDDGTPLAVLLPEERHELPLAEALAQLPSHDVRVDNGGFDVADDTYAEIVGRVLREEIGRGEGANFVIRRTYEGEIPGFSRADALALFRRLLEGERGAYWTFVVHTGDRTLVGASPEVHVRMSGGTVVMNPISGTYRYPAEGPTPEHLLDFLADGKEIEELSMVVDEELKMMCTVGDMGGVVIGPRLKEMAHLAHTEYELRGKSSLDVREVLRETMFAATVTGSPVQNACRVIERHEVGGRGYYAGALALLGRDSGGAQTLDSPILIRTADIAADGRLRVPVGATLVRGSDPVSEVAETHAKAAGVLAALGVRPSRPRGEHARVSLAEDPRVRAALDGRRAHLAPFWLRMQEPARELTGNALVVDGEDTFTAMLAHVLRSSGLDVTVRRYDEEGLRDAVLGHDGPVVLGPGPGDPSDLDDPKMVFLRALTAEVIRTHRHGVLGVCLGHELLAAELGLEIVRKEVPYQGAQTTVDLFGRPETVGFYNSFVARCDDETAEELAAHGIEVSRAGNGEVHALRGPGFAGVQFHPESVLTLNGAAVVRELVGRLRRTAV; encoded by the coding sequence ATGGACCTGACCCAGCTCCTGCACGACGACCGCCCCTTCGCCCTGCTGCGCCGCCGCACACCGGGCCGTGACGAGAACACCGTCGAGGTGTTCCGCGGGCCCGTCAGCACCTACGACCGCCTCGCCGACCTCCCCGACGAGGGCCTGGCGCTCGTCCCCTTCCGGCAGATCCGCGAGCGCGGGTTCGACGTACGGGACGACGGCACCCCGCTCGCGGTGCTGCTCCCCGAGGAGAGGCACGAACTCCCGCTCGCCGAGGCGCTCGCACAGCTCCCGTCCCACGACGTCCGGGTCGACAACGGCGGCTTCGACGTCGCCGACGACACCTATGCGGAGATCGTCGGCCGGGTCCTGCGCGAGGAGATCGGGCGCGGGGAGGGCGCCAACTTCGTGATCCGGCGGACCTACGAGGGCGAGATCCCGGGATTCTCCCGCGCCGACGCCCTCGCCCTGTTCCGGCGGCTCCTGGAGGGCGAGCGGGGCGCGTACTGGACCTTCGTCGTCCACACCGGCGACCGCACGCTCGTCGGCGCGAGCCCCGAGGTGCACGTCCGGATGTCCGGCGGGACCGTCGTCATGAACCCGATCAGCGGGACGTACCGCTATCCCGCCGAGGGCCCCACCCCCGAGCACCTGCTCGACTTCCTCGCCGACGGCAAGGAGATCGAGGAGCTGTCGATGGTCGTCGACGAGGAACTCAAGATGATGTGCACGGTCGGCGACATGGGCGGGGTCGTGATCGGACCCCGGCTGAAGGAGATGGCCCACCTCGCGCACACCGAGTACGAGTTGCGCGGCAAGTCCTCGCTGGACGTCCGCGAGGTGCTCAGGGAGACCATGTTCGCGGCGACCGTCACCGGCTCGCCCGTGCAGAACGCCTGCCGGGTCATCGAGCGGCACGAGGTCGGCGGCCGCGGCTACTACGCCGGCGCGCTGGCCCTGCTCGGCCGGGACTCCGGCGGCGCCCAGACCCTCGACTCCCCCATCCTCATCCGCACCGCGGACATCGCCGCCGACGGCCGGCTGCGGGTCCCGGTCGGCGCGACCCTGGTGCGCGGCTCGGACCCGGTGAGCGAGGTCGCGGAGACCCACGCGAAGGCGGCGGGGGTGCTGGCGGCTCTCGGCGTACGGCCGTCCCGGCCGCGTGGGGAGCACGCGCGCGTGAGTCTCGCCGAGGACCCACGCGTGCGTGCCGCTCTCGACGGGCGCCGCGCTCACCTCGCGCCGTTCTGGCTGCGGATGCAGGAACCCGCCAGGGAACTCACCGGAAACGCCCTGGTCGTCGACGGGGAGGACACGTTCACCGCGATGCTCGCGCATGTGCTGCGGTCGAGCGGGCTGGACGTCACCGTCCGGCGCTACGACGAGGAGGGGCTCCGGGACGCTGTGCTCGGCCACGACGGGCCCGTCGTCCTCGGTCCCGGCCCCGGCGACCCGTCCGACCTCGACGACCCCAAGATGGTGTTCCTGCGGGCCCTGACCGCCGAGGTCATCCGCACCCACCGGCACGGTGTGCTCGGCGTCTGCCTGGGCCACGAGCTGCTCGCGGCCGAGCTGGGGTTGGAGATCGTCCGCAAGGAGGTGCCGTACCAGGGCGCGCAGACGACGGTCGACCTGTTCGGGCGGCCGGAGACCGTCGGCTTCTACAACAGCTTCGTGGCGCGCTGCGACGACGAGACCGCCGAGGAGCTGGCGGCGCACGGCATCGAGGTGAGCCGGGCCGGCAACGGAGAGGTGCACGCGTTGCGCGGTCCCGGCTTCGCGGGCGTCCAGTTCCACCCGGAGTCGGTCCTGACGCTGAACGGCGCCGCCGTCGTACGGGAGTTGGTGGGGCGGCTGCGCCGCACAGCCGTCTAG
- a CDS encoding trp operon leader peptide, with translation MFAHSTQNWWWTAHPAAH, from the coding sequence ATGTTCGCGCACTCGACCCAGAACTGGTGGTGGACCGCTCATCCGGCGGCCCACTGA